The Triticum dicoccoides isolate Atlit2015 ecotype Zavitan chromosome 6A, WEW_v2.0, whole genome shotgun sequence genome has a window encoding:
- the LOC119314960 gene encoding GDSL esterase/lipase At2g27360-like, with protein sequence MGSRRCFSAVSGVSVVVLAISIVALLNADVALCGCSYKRIFAFGDSLIDTGNLLYSIGNSASPIKELPYGMTFFKHPNGRVTDGRVVVDFYAEALGLPLLPPSIPEEASGQFPNGANFAVAGAIALPPEYYKTNYNFTMNAPSDLDRQLASFKKVLARIAPGDGATRALLSESLVLMGEIGGNDYNFWFIDPRNPRETPEKYLPDVVTCIGATVQEVINLGARTIVVPGNFPIGCLPAYLSAHESKVTDDYDELHCLKWYNEFSQKHNLALRQEVVRLRSQNPGVKIVYADYYSAAMQFVQKPQAYGIADPLVACCGGNGPYHSGACNNKTKLWGSPDRFANWDGLHMTEKAYKIVADGVLDGPFADTPLRHLC encoded by the exons ATGGGGAGTCGCAGGTGCTTCTCCGCTGTTTCCGGCGTGTCTGTCGTTGTCCTCGCCATCTCCATCGTGGCGCTTCTCAACGCGGACGTGGCGCTGTGCGGCTGCAGCTACAAGCGCATCTTTGCATTCGGTGACTCCCTCATCGACACCGGCAACTTGTTGTACTCCATCGGCAACAGCGCGTCGCCAATCAAGGAGCTGCCCTACGGCATGACCTTCTTCAAGCACCCCAACGGCCGCGTCACCGACGGCCGTGTCGTCGTTGACTTCTACG CGGAAGCGCTTGGCCTGCCGCTGCTACCGCCGAGCATCCCGGAGGAGGCGTCCGGGCAGTTCCCCAATGGCGCCAACTTCGCCGTGGCAGGCGCCATTGCGCTTCCACCGGAGTACTACAAGACCAATTACAACTTCACGATGAACGCGCCTTCCGACCTCGACCGGCAGCTTGCCTCCTTCAAGAAGGTCCTCGCGCGCATTGCTCCCGGGGATG GTGCCACGAGGGCTCTCCTGAGCGAGTCCCTGGTGCTGATGGGCGAGATTGGCGGGAATGACTATAACTTCTGGTTCATCGACCCCAGGAACCCCCGCGAGACACCGGAGAAGTACCTACCCGACGTGGTCACCTGCATCGGCGCCACCGTGCAGGAGGTGATCAACCTAGGCGCCAGGACGATTGTCGTCCCTGGCAACTTCCCTATCGGATGCTTGCCGGCGTACCTGAGCGCCCACGAGAGCAAGGTCACGGACGACTACGACGAGCTCCACTGCCTCAAGTGGTACAACGAATTCTCCCAGAAACACAACCTGGCGCTGCGGCAGGAGGTTGTGAGGCTCCGGTCGCAGAACCCTGGCGTCAAGATCGTCTACGCTGACTACTATAGCGCGGCCATGCAGTTCGTCCAGAAGCCGCAGGCGTACGGCATCGCCGACCCACTCGTGGCGTGCTGCGGCGGCAATGGGCCGTACCACAGCGGGGCGTGCAACAACAAGACGAAACTCTGGGGCAGCCCCGACCGCTTCGCCAATTGGGACGGCCTGCACATGACGGAGAAGGCGTACAAGATTGTTGCCGACGGTGTGCTGGACGGGCCGTTCGCGGACACCCCGCTGCGCCATCTTTGCTAG